From the genome of Mustela lutreola isolate mMusLut2 chromosome 16, mMusLut2.pri, whole genome shotgun sequence, one region includes:
- the KLK12 gene encoding kallikrein-12, giving the protein MEDSACRGTRTWRQAILGSSILLLLSVTGLSQPAKEKITKGRECVRHSQPWQVGLFEGTNLRCGGVLIDRRWVLTAAHCSGSRYWVRLGEHSLSRLDWTEQIRRSGFSVTHPGYHRAQHNHDNDLRLLRLGTPVRLTRSVQPLPLPNSCAAAGTKCQISGWGITNQPWNPFPDLLQCLNVSIVSSATCRTVFPGRITDNMVCAIGTEGADACQGDSGGPLVCGGVLQGLVSWGTVEPCGQKGIPGVYTNICKYVDWIRMVLRNN; this is encoded by the exons ATGGAAGACTCAGCATGCAGAGGGACAAG GACCTGGAGGCAGGCCATCCTGGGTTCCAGCATCCTACTGCTCCTTTCTGTTACTG GGCTCAGTCAACCAGCCAAAGAGAAGATTACCAAAGGCAGGGAGTGTGTCCGTCACTCGCAGCCTTGGCAGGTGGGGCTGTTTGAGGGCACCAACCTGCGCTGTGGGGGGGTCCTCATTGATCGCAGGTGGGTCCTCACAGCGGCTCACTGCAGTGGAAG CAGGTACTGGGTGCGCCTGGGGGAGCACAGCCTCAGCAGGCTGGACTGGACGGAGCAGATACGGCGCAGTGGCTTCTCTGTGACCCACCCTGGCTACCACAGAGCCCAGCATAACCATGACAATGACCTCCGGCTCCTGCGACTGGGCACCCCCGTCCGCTTGACTCGCAGTGTTCAGCCACTGCCCCTGCCCAACAGCTGTGCAGCAGCTGGCACCAAGTGCCAGATCTCAGGCTGGGGCATCACCAATCAACCATGGA ACCCATTCCCGGACCTGCTCCAATGCCTCAATGTCTCCATCGTCTCCAGTGCGACCTGCCGGACTGTGTTCCCCGGGAGAATCACGGACAACATGGTGTGTGCCATAGGCACGGAAGGGGCGGACGCCTGCCAG GGCGACTCTGGGGGCCCCCTGGTGTGCGGGGGAGTCCTTCAGGGTCTGGTGTCCTGGGGGACTGTGGAGCCTTGTGGGCAAAAAGGCATCCCAGGGGTCTACAccaatatttgcaaatatgtggACTGGATCCGGATGGTCCTGAGGAACAACTAA
- the KLK13 gene encoding kallikrein-13 isoform X1, which translates to MEDSNFQRPTNESSVPGHPEQNSDPLPKPSSSFPSGSQFPNIFSSLLGISQEYPKILNGTNGTSGFLPGGYTCRPHSQPWQAALLVQGRLFCGGVLVHPKWILTAAHCLKEGYRVYLGKHALGRVEAGEQVREVVRSIPHPQYQISPTHLNHDHDIMLLELQSPVQLTSHIRVLPLSHNDCLPAGTCCRVSGWGTTTSPQVTYPQTLQCANIQLRSDEECRQVYPGKITPNMLCAGSKEGGKDSCEGDSGGPLICNGTLHGIISWGDFPCGQPNRPGVYTRVSQYVLWIRDTIRKHRTQEQKWTKSPQ; encoded by the exons ATGGAAGACAGCAACTTCCAGAGGCCGACAAATGAATCATCAGTTCCTGGTCATCCAGAGCAAAATTCTGACCCTCTCCCCAAGCCcagctcctcctttccctctggatCCCAATTCCctaacattttctcttctttactaGGCATCTCACAGGAATATCCCAAGATTCTCAACGGCACCAATGGGACCAGCGGGTTTCTCCCGGGTGGCTACACCTGCCGTCCCCACTCTCAGCCCTGGCAGGCAGCCCTGCTAGTGCAGGGGCGCCTGTTCTGTGGGGGAGTCCTGGTCCACCCCAAATGGATTCTCACTGCCGCACACTGTCTGAAGGA AGGGTACAGAGTTTACCTGGGCAAGCATGCCCTGGGGCGTGTGGAGGCCGGAGAGCAGGTGAGGGAGGTAGTCCGCTCTATCCCCCACCCTCAATACCAGATCAGCCCCACCCACCTGAACCATGACCACGACATCATGCTTCTGGAGCTGCAGTCCCCGGTCCAGCTCACGAGCCACATCCGtgtcctgcctctctcccacaaCGACTGTCTCCCCGCTGGTACCTGCTGTCGGGTGTCTGGCTGGGGCACCACCACCAGCCCCCAGG tgACTTACCCCCAAACCTTACAATGTGCCAACATCCAGCTACGCTCAGATGAGGAGTGTCGTCAAGTCTACCCAGGGAAGATCACACCCAACATGCTGTGTGCCGGCTCAAAGGAGGGCGGCAAGGACTCCTGCGAG GGCGACTCCGGGGGCCCCCTGATCTGTAACGGAACACTCCATGGCATCATCTCCTGGGGAGACTTCCCATGCGGGCAGCCCAACCGGCCTGGTGTCTACACTCGAGTCTCTCAGTATGTTCTATGGATCCGAGACACAATTCGAAAACATAGAACTCAGGAGCAGAAATGGACGAAGAGCCCACAATAA
- the KLK13 gene encoding kallikrein-13 isoform X2: protein MWPLAAVIAFLMVALSGGISQEYPKILNGTNGTSGFLPGGYTCRPHSQPWQAALLVQGRLFCGGVLVHPKWILTAAHCLKEGYRVYLGKHALGRVEAGEQVREVVRSIPHPQYQISPTHLNHDHDIMLLELQSPVQLTSHIRVLPLSHNDCLPAGTCCRVSGWGTTTSPQVTYPQTLQCANIQLRSDEECRQVYPGKITPNMLCAGSKEGGKDSCEGDSGGPLICNGTLHGIISWGDFPCGQPNRPGVYTRVSQYVLWIRDTIRKHRTQEQKWTKSPQ from the exons GCATCTCACAGGAATATCCCAAGATTCTCAACGGCACCAATGGGACCAGCGGGTTTCTCCCGGGTGGCTACACCTGCCGTCCCCACTCTCAGCCCTGGCAGGCAGCCCTGCTAGTGCAGGGGCGCCTGTTCTGTGGGGGAGTCCTGGTCCACCCCAAATGGATTCTCACTGCCGCACACTGTCTGAAGGA AGGGTACAGAGTTTACCTGGGCAAGCATGCCCTGGGGCGTGTGGAGGCCGGAGAGCAGGTGAGGGAGGTAGTCCGCTCTATCCCCCACCCTCAATACCAGATCAGCCCCACCCACCTGAACCATGACCACGACATCATGCTTCTGGAGCTGCAGTCCCCGGTCCAGCTCACGAGCCACATCCGtgtcctgcctctctcccacaaCGACTGTCTCCCCGCTGGTACCTGCTGTCGGGTGTCTGGCTGGGGCACCACCACCAGCCCCCAGG tgACTTACCCCCAAACCTTACAATGTGCCAACATCCAGCTACGCTCAGATGAGGAGTGTCGTCAAGTCTACCCAGGGAAGATCACACCCAACATGCTGTGTGCCGGCTCAAAGGAGGGCGGCAAGGACTCCTGCGAG GGCGACTCCGGGGGCCCCCTGATCTGTAACGGAACACTCCATGGCATCATCTCCTGGGGAGACTTCCCATGCGGGCAGCCCAACCGGCCTGGTGTCTACACTCGAGTCTCTCAGTATGTTCTATGGATCCGAGACACAATTCGAAAACATAGAACTCAGGAGCAGAAATGGACGAAGAGCCCACAATAA